In Algiphilus sp., one genomic interval encodes:
- a CDS encoding phage protein GemA/Gp16 family protein: protein MAARAPDRRKQLARIHILKAQLGMDRDQYEAVLWTVARAHSSADLDAHGRGEVIQHMERRARDLGITATKKRKVRDRVGDDRAPMIGKVLKLLGEERGEEYALGMLRQMYGHAAPARLEWASRDQLRALISALVVDARRRAKREARS from the coding sequence ATGGCCGCCCGCGCCCCCGACCGTCGCAAGCAGCTGGCACGGATCCACATCCTGAAGGCCCAGCTCGGAATGGACCGCGATCAGTACGAGGCGGTGCTGTGGACGGTGGCGCGCGCGCACTCGAGCGCGGATCTGGACGCCCACGGCCGGGGCGAGGTGATCCAGCACATGGAGCGCCGCGCGCGCGATCTCGGGATCACGGCGACGAAGAAGCGCAAGGTGCGGGATCGCGTCGGCGACGACCGTGCGCCTATGATCGGCAAGGTGCTCAAGCTGCTCGGGGAGGAGCGTGGCGAAGAGTACGCATTGGGGATGCTGCGCCAGATGTACGGCCACGCCGCGCCGGCCCGTCTGGAATGGGCGAGCCGTGACCAGTTGCGCGCGTTGATCTCCGCGCTGGTGGTAGATGCCCGGCGCCGGGCGAAGCGCGAGGCGCGGAGCTGA
- a CDS encoding terminase family protein — protein sequence MSEPIIRLHDRQKAWVDDHSRFKAGMMARQTGKTWGSTLEIVDDCLDAEVNGGKRRWVILSRGERQAREAMEEGIKAHFQLYGATFDALEVQWDGCEDKALEVKLPNGSRITGLPSNPDTARGFTANVLLDEFAFHADSRKIWGALFPVISRKDLLLRVISTPNGKSNKFYELLTQGGVEDELRATGHATAGRWSLHLCNIHDAIAGGLDRDADDLREGLGDDDLWRQEYLLEWLDEASAWLDYDLINAVEHDKAGDPDHYTGGPCYVGNDIGRRKDLWVVWVDELIGDVFWTREVIAKQRISFREQDQLLDEVMRRYRVMRLCMDQTGMGEKPVEDAQRRYGEYVVEGVQFTGPNKLMLATNGKQVFEDRKTRIPLGDQLIRADLHSLRKLVTPTGAPRFDADGDTDGHADRAWAKFLALYAGSSPYQPFRYEPVRVGRRREDDDEDDDRIATTAGFNRYRGVI from the coding sequence ATGAGCGAGCCGATCATCCGGCTGCACGATCGCCAGAAGGCGTGGGTGGACGATCACTCGCGCTTCAAGGCCGGGATGATGGCGCGCCAGACCGGCAAGACCTGGGGATCGACACTGGAGATTGTCGACGACTGTCTCGATGCCGAGGTCAATGGCGGCAAGCGTCGCTGGGTGATCCTGTCGCGCGGCGAGCGCCAGGCGCGCGAGGCTATGGAGGAAGGCATCAAGGCGCACTTCCAGCTCTACGGCGCGACGTTCGATGCGCTTGAGGTGCAGTGGGACGGCTGCGAGGACAAGGCGCTGGAGGTGAAGCTGCCGAACGGGTCGCGCATCACCGGGCTGCCGAGCAATCCCGATACCGCGCGTGGCTTCACGGCGAACGTGCTCCTCGACGAGTTCGCGTTCCACGCCGACAGCCGGAAGATCTGGGGCGCACTGTTCCCGGTCATCTCGCGCAAGGATTTGTTGTTGCGCGTGATCAGCACGCCCAACGGCAAGAGCAACAAGTTCTACGAGCTGCTCACTCAGGGCGGCGTGGAGGATGAGTTGCGCGCGACCGGCCATGCGACCGCCGGGCGCTGGAGCTTGCACCTGTGCAATATCCACGACGCCATCGCGGGTGGTCTCGATCGCGATGCCGATGACCTGAGGGAGGGCCTGGGCGACGACGATCTATGGCGCCAGGAGTACCTGCTGGAATGGCTGGACGAGGCCAGCGCCTGGCTCGACTACGACCTGATCAACGCGGTGGAGCACGACAAGGCCGGCGATCCGGATCACTACACCGGCGGCCCGTGCTACGTCGGCAACGATATCGGCCGCCGCAAGGATCTGTGGGTGGTCTGGGTCGACGAGCTGATCGGCGATGTGTTCTGGACGCGCGAGGTGATCGCGAAGCAGCGCATCAGCTTTCGCGAGCAGGATCAGCTCCTCGACGAGGTGATGCGCCGGTACCGGGTGATGCGCCTGTGCATGGACCAGACCGGCATGGGCGAGAAGCCGGTGGAGGATGCACAGCGGCGCTACGGCGAGTACGTGGTCGAGGGGGTGCAGTTCACCGGCCCGAACAAGCTGATGCTGGCCACCAACGGCAAGCAGGTGTTCGAGGACCGCAAGACGCGGATCCCGCTGGGCGACCAGCTGATCCGCGCGGATCTGCACAGCCTGCGCAAGCTGGTGACGCCGACCGGCGCGCCGCGCTTCGACGCCGACGGCGACACCGATGGCCACGCCGACCGCGCATGGGCGAAGTTCTTGGCGCTGTATGCGGGCAGCTCGCCCTACCAGCCGTTTCGCTATGAGCCCGTGCGCGTCGGCCGGCGGCGCGAGGACGACGACGAAGACGACGATCGCATTGCGACCACGGCCGGCTTCAACCGCTATCGAGGGGTGATCTGA
- a CDS encoding host-nuclease inhibitor Gam family protein, with amino-acid sequence MNQIESATKTYADKRAVLSERVQALEADYAAARRRHLRGIKQSVAATNDARDRLAATLEEHSDQFAKRRTRVLHGVKVGFQKAKGKVSWSSVGQVLQLIRKHLPDRAPDLIRTKEEPVKEAIAKLPTADLRRIGCSVTETGDELVIRPTDSSTDKLVNALLKEGEDDGQERAA; translated from the coding sequence ATGAACCAGATCGAAAGCGCGACGAAGACCTACGCGGACAAGCGCGCGGTGCTGTCCGAGCGCGTGCAGGCGCTGGAGGCGGACTACGCTGCCGCCCGCCGCAGGCACCTGCGCGGCATCAAGCAATCGGTGGCCGCCACCAACGATGCCCGCGACCGCCTGGCCGCGACGCTGGAAGAGCACAGCGACCAGTTCGCCAAGCGCCGCACGCGCGTGCTGCATGGCGTGAAGGTCGGCTTCCAGAAGGCGAAGGGCAAGGTCAGCTGGTCGAGCGTCGGGCAGGTCCTGCAGCTGATCCGCAAGCACCTGCCGGACCGTGCCCCCGACCTCATCCGCACCAAGGAGGAGCCGGTCAAGGAAGCGATCGCCAAGCTGCCGACGGCCGACCTCCGGCGCATCGGTTGCAGCGTCACCGAGACCGGAGACGAGCTGGTGATCCGCCCGACCGACAGCAGCACGGACAAGCTGGTCAACGCGCTGCTGAAGGAAGGCGAGGACGACGGCCAGGAGCGTGCAGCGTGA
- a CDS encoding ATP-binding protein yields the protein MKSKIVLTKNVAALNDAGEALLRRSPGMPGMGLVHGETGYGKTTAITWIANRCNAVYVRALAAWTPASMFRAILRELGRDSRGSCADMMEAIVEALAMSGRPLYLDEADYIVDSKRMTESLRDIHDMSTSPVTLVGMGGIDQRLSHRKQLTGRVMQDVKFAPLDLEDAGRIASELSEIELAPDLLEHLHRESAGSTRLVCVGLARIEQSARSRGLGKINLQEWGKRPLFTGEAPQQGAQQGLRAVR from the coding sequence ATGAAATCCAAGATCGTACTGACGAAGAATGTCGCCGCCCTCAACGACGCCGGCGAGGCGCTGCTGCGCCGCTCGCCCGGCATGCCGGGCATGGGCCTGGTACACGGCGAGACCGGCTACGGCAAGACCACCGCGATCACCTGGATCGCCAACCGCTGCAACGCCGTCTACGTGCGTGCGCTGGCGGCGTGGACGCCGGCGTCGATGTTTCGCGCCATCCTGCGCGAGCTGGGGCGGGACTCGCGCGGCAGCTGCGCGGACATGATGGAGGCCATCGTCGAGGCGTTGGCGATGAGCGGCCGGCCGCTGTACCTCGACGAAGCCGACTACATCGTCGATTCGAAGCGCATGACCGAGAGCCTGCGCGACATCCACGATATGTCGACCAGCCCGGTGACCCTGGTCGGGATGGGCGGCATCGACCAGCGGCTCAGCCACCGCAAGCAGCTCACCGGCCGCGTGATGCAGGACGTGAAGTTCGCGCCGCTGGATCTGGAGGACGCCGGCCGCATCGCCAGCGAACTCTCCGAGATCGAGCTGGCGCCGGATCTGCTGGAGCATCTGCACCGCGAGTCTGCCGGCAGCACGCGCCTGGTGTGCGTCGGCCTGGCGCGCATCGAGCAGTCCGCGCGCTCGCGCGGGCTCGGGAAGATCAACCTGCAGGAGTGGGGCAAGCGCCCGCTGTTCACCGGAGAGGCGCCCCAGCAGGGCGCCCAACAGGGCCTGCGCGCCGTCCGCTGA
- a CDS encoding phage protease, with the protein MKLLRAALCHSLPSGPLPERIPLLPLPDGKGRVRGADGRTWTLPPAAELVAAFNRPLPLDFNHSTELAAPKGGPSPAAGWITALEPGSGGDDAYLYGRVEWTPAGETAVNNREYRFFSPVFLHSKGAEQRIARITSAALHNQPNFDLALNSAFASADDEDVPMKKILAALGLKEDTSEDDAVTAINALQSEKQTALNAAQAQPSLDKFVPRADHDAALERATNAEQALADERKKQTDAEIDAEIDAALQAGKITPATKDYHRAACQREGGLAEFRKYVESAPTVADGGAKPPPDPGKSGELTDAQRALCAQMGISEEDYQKSLAAVTGTAAA; encoded by the coding sequence ATGAAGTTGCTCCGTGCCGCGCTCTGTCATTCGCTCCCCTCGGGCCCGCTGCCCGAGCGCATTCCGCTGCTGCCCCTGCCCGATGGCAAGGGGCGCGTGCGAGGCGCTGACGGGCGCACCTGGACGCTGCCTCCCGCTGCCGAGCTGGTAGCGGCGTTCAACCGCCCGCTGCCGCTGGACTTCAACCACAGCACCGAGCTGGCTGCCCCGAAGGGCGGCCCGTCGCCTGCTGCCGGTTGGATCACTGCGCTGGAGCCCGGCAGCGGCGGTGACGACGCCTACCTCTACGGCCGTGTCGAGTGGACGCCGGCCGGCGAAACGGCCGTCAACAATCGCGAGTACCGCTTCTTCTCTCCGGTGTTCCTGCACTCCAAGGGCGCCGAGCAGCGCATTGCGCGCATCACCTCAGCGGCGCTGCACAACCAGCCCAACTTCGACCTGGCGCTGAACAGCGCTTTCGCATCCGCAGACGACGAGGACGTTCCCATGAAGAAGATTCTTGCCGCGCTTGGCCTCAAGGAGGACACCTCCGAGGACGACGCCGTCACCGCCATCAACGCCCTGCAGAGCGAAAAGCAGACGGCGCTGAACGCCGCCCAGGCCCAGCCGTCGCTCGACAAGTTCGTGCCGCGTGCTGACCACGATGCTGCGCTCGAGCGCGCCACCAACGCCGAGCAGGCGCTGGCGGACGAGCGCAAGAAGCAGACGGACGCGGAGATCGACGCCGAGATCGACGCCGCTCTGCAGGCCGGGAAGATCACGCCGGCGACGAAGGATTACCACCGCGCTGCGTGCCAGCGCGAGGGCGGCCTGGCGGAGTTCCGCAAGTACGTGGAGTCCGCACCCACGGTCGCGGACGGCGGCGCCAAGCCGCCGCCGGATCCCGGCAAGTCCGGCGAGCTGACCGACGCCCAGCGCGCCCTCTGCGCGCAGATGGGGATCTCGGAGGAGGACTACCAGAAGTCCCTCGCCGCGGTCACCGGCACCGCGGCCGCCTGA
- a CDS encoding DUF2786 domain-containing protein, translating into MTRAEAIKRVQKCLALSNSGNEHEAATALRQARALMRAHNIGEAEVQAAYATEARAASGSDPRGHIVLLARTVADAFACDTFRACDERVFVGVDPKPEIAAYAFSVLVRKLERDRAAFVTGLKRCKRATKIRRGRVFAEGWVRAVRAEVRSFAGTEADQKLIAAYKSVYHPVLVSVEAKSTKIAHRDADAAVAGIAHGSQVRLQNAVRSSDRPDAISGGSRS; encoded by the coding sequence GTGACCCGCGCCGAGGCCATCAAACGCGTGCAGAAGTGCCTGGCGCTGTCGAATTCCGGCAACGAGCACGAGGCCGCGACCGCGTTGCGCCAGGCGCGCGCACTCATGCGTGCGCACAACATCGGCGAGGCGGAAGTGCAGGCTGCCTACGCCACCGAAGCGCGGGCCGCTTCCGGCTCCGATCCGCGTGGCCACATCGTGCTGCTGGCGCGCACCGTTGCCGATGCATTCGCCTGCGACACGTTCCGCGCTTGCGACGAGCGGGTGTTTGTTGGCGTGGATCCGAAGCCGGAGATCGCCGCCTACGCGTTCAGCGTGCTGGTGCGCAAGCTGGAGCGCGACCGCGCGGCGTTCGTCACCGGCCTCAAGCGCTGCAAGCGCGCGACCAAGATCCGCCGCGGCCGAGTGTTTGCGGAGGGCTGGGTCCGCGCCGTGCGCGCTGAAGTGCGGTCGTTCGCTGGTACCGAAGCGGATCAGAAGCTGATTGCAGCCTACAAGTCGGTTTACCACCCGGTCCTGGTATCGGTTGAGGCGAAGTCGACCAAGATCGCGCACAGGGACGCCGATGCTGCGGTCGCTGGCATCGCGCACGGCAGCCAGGTCCGTCTGCAGAACGCGGTGCGAAGCAGCGATCGGCCCGACGCGATTTCTGGCGGGTCGCGCAGCTGA
- a CDS encoding helix-turn-helix domain-containing protein, which yields MKPVDIRIALLRKGVTNVQVANDLGLSPKTVSNVIRGHGYSSRVARRLSEVTGIPVARLFPGRGQRVAA from the coding sequence ATGAAGCCCGTCGATATACGAATTGCTCTGCTCCGAAAGGGGGTAACGAACGTGCAGGTCGCGAACGACCTCGGCCTATCTCCCAAGACCGTGTCCAACGTCATCCGCGGCCACGGCTACTCAAGCCGGGTAGCAAGGCGCCTCTCCGAGGTGACCGGTATCCCGGTGGCGCGCTTGTTCCCTGGACGTGGCCAGCGGGTGGCCGCGTGA
- a CDS encoding DUF935 domain-containing protein yields the protein MGRIVGPDGEPLDLDVLEEEIAGPSLTGIRQVWTESAASGLTPSQLVTLLEAAADGRSHDYLTLADDMEERDQHYYSVLGTRKLAIESLDVTVEAATDDAAEQRHADLVRAVVRDDAFDVMLSEQLDALGKGYAVNEIVWDRSGREWVPERYEFRDPRWFTWDRDTRRQIRLLHEDDPTFGVPLKPYKFVVHQPRLRTALPVKSGLARIVAFAWICKAYALKDWLAFAEVFGMPLRLGKYGPNAKREDIAALRRAVANLGTDAAAVMPESMKIEFEQVGNVTGGAELFERLCTYLDKQISKAVLGQTMTTDDGSSMAQAKVHNEVRIDLLTADAKQLSATLTRDLVRPLIDLNFGPQKAYPRIRIQVPEQEDVPKLVDAVTRLVPFGLKVGMSTIRDKIGLPDPDDDEELLTPPAKAPAPEPAPPLSRARNAEERQRIADPSPVPALADQLGSEAAAPMREWIEDVRDLVDQASSLEELRDLVLEAYGDLPTQQLGELMAAAFAAAGAHGREAVIEESEQIDDGG from the coding sequence ATGGGACGCATTGTCGGACCGGACGGCGAGCCGCTGGATCTCGACGTCCTCGAGGAGGAGATCGCCGGTCCGAGCCTGACCGGCATTCGCCAGGTGTGGACGGAGAGCGCGGCCAGCGGACTGACGCCGTCGCAGCTGGTAACCCTGCTGGAGGCTGCCGCCGATGGGCGCTCGCACGACTATCTGACGCTCGCCGATGACATGGAGGAGCGCGACCAGCACTACTACTCGGTGTTGGGCACGCGCAAGCTGGCTATCGAAAGCCTGGACGTGACGGTGGAGGCAGCGACGGACGACGCGGCCGAGCAGCGGCACGCCGACCTGGTGCGCGCAGTGGTGCGCGATGACGCGTTCGACGTGATGCTCTCCGAGCAGCTCGATGCCCTGGGCAAGGGCTACGCTGTCAACGAGATCGTCTGGGACCGCAGCGGCCGGGAGTGGGTACCGGAGCGCTACGAGTTCCGGGACCCGCGGTGGTTCACGTGGGACCGCGACACGCGGCGCCAGATCCGGCTGCTGCACGAGGATGACCCGACCTTCGGGGTGCCGCTGAAGCCGTACAAGTTCGTGGTGCACCAGCCGCGCCTGCGCACGGCGCTGCCGGTGAAGAGCGGGCTGGCGCGCATCGTCGCGTTCGCGTGGATCTGCAAGGCCTACGCGCTGAAGGACTGGTTGGCGTTTGCGGAGGTGTTCGGCATGCCGCTCCGCCTGGGCAAGTACGGTCCGAACGCGAAGCGCGAGGATATCGCTGCGCTGCGCCGCGCGGTGGCGAACCTGGGCACGGACGCTGCCGCCGTGATGCCGGAGAGCATGAAGATCGAGTTCGAGCAGGTCGGCAACGTCACCGGCGGCGCGGAGCTGTTCGAGCGCCTGTGCACGTACCTGGACAAGCAGATCAGCAAGGCAGTGCTGGGCCAGACGATGACCACCGACGACGGATCGTCGATGGCGCAGGCGAAGGTGCACAACGAGGTCCGCATCGACCTGCTGACGGCCGACGCGAAGCAGCTGTCAGCCACGCTGACGCGCGACCTGGTGCGACCGCTGATCGACCTGAACTTCGGTCCGCAGAAGGCCTATCCGCGGATCCGGATCCAGGTACCGGAGCAGGAGGACGTGCCAAAGCTGGTCGACGCCGTCACGCGGCTGGTGCCGTTCGGGTTGAAAGTGGGCATGTCGACGATCCGCGACAAGATCGGGCTGCCCGATCCGGACGACGACGAGGAGCTGCTGACGCCGCCGGCGAAGGCGCCGGCGCCGGAACCCGCGCCGCCGCTCAGCCGCGCCCGCAATGCCGAGGAGCGGCAGCGCATCGCGGATCCCTCGCCGGTACCGGCGCTCGCCGACCAGCTGGGGTCGGAGGCCGCGGCGCCGATGCGCGAGTGGATCGAGGATGTGCGGGATCTGGTGGACCAGGCGAGCAGCCTGGAGGAGTTGCGCGACCTGGTGCTGGAAGCCTACGGCGACCTGCCGACACAGCAGCTCGGCGAGCTGATGGCCGCTGCCTTCGCCGCGGCCGGAGCGCACGGCCGCGAGGCGGTCATCGAAGAATCGGAGCAGATCGACGATGGCGGGTGA
- a CDS encoding phage protein Gp27 family protein — protein sequence MPEPIRVAVDEELAQGKLSLDQILTKLDKEFGDEAELPSRAALGRRKKRLDKIVAKHRQTNEIMKVFVKEFGAGNSQMSRGIIEMLRMSVHEVAEQISANAEPDVGALSALALAMKRLASAEEVTVKVEERLREQLLEKLDEGHAAKQGPRKLDKPTLDYARSVIRGEA from the coding sequence TTGCCCGAGCCGATCCGCGTCGCTGTCGATGAGGAGCTGGCGCAGGGCAAGCTGAGCCTCGACCAGATCCTGACCAAGCTCGACAAAGAGTTCGGCGACGAGGCCGAGCTACCGTCGCGCGCGGCGCTGGGCCGCCGCAAGAAGCGCCTCGACAAGATCGTGGCGAAGCACCGCCAGACGAACGAGATCATGAAGGTGTTCGTCAAGGAGTTCGGTGCGGGCAACAGCCAGATGAGCCGCGGCATCATCGAGATGCTGCGCATGTCCGTGCACGAGGTCGCCGAGCAGATCAGCGCCAATGCGGAGCCGGATGTGGGTGCGTTGAGCGCGCTGGCGCTGGCGATGAAGCGACTGGCCAGCGCGGAGGAGGTCACGGTCAAGGTCGAAGAGCGCCTCCGCGAGCAGCTGCTGGAGAAGCTCGACGAAGGCCATGCCGCGAAGCAGGGGCCGCGCAAGCTGGATAAGCCAACGCTGGACTACGCACGGAGCGTCATCCGGGGCGAGGCATGA
- a CDS encoding ArsR family transcriptional regulator: MSYSAFIVEHARLCVLRTLTESAGYQSNSSILRDQLQAYALKLSRDQLDSVLAWLEEQGLVKLEPMGSVKVVVITSRGHDVAEGTAIVPGVRRPSPGE, from the coding sequence GTGAGCTACTCCGCATTCATTGTCGAGCACGCCCGGCTCTGCGTCCTGCGCACGCTGACCGAGTCGGCTGGCTACCAGAGCAACAGCTCGATCCTGCGCGATCAGCTCCAGGCGTACGCGCTGAAGTTGTCACGAGACCAGCTCGACAGCGTGCTGGCATGGCTGGAGGAGCAGGGCCTGGTGAAGCTGGAGCCGATGGGCTCGGTGAAGGTGGTGGTGATCACCAGCCGCGGCCATGATGTGGCTGAAGGGACGGCCATCGTGCCCGGGGTCCGACGCCCGAGCCCGGGTGAGTAG
- a CDS encoding DUF2730 family protein: MNVDWDLARFAWGVGVTIVTAAATAILSVWAWVRKRHATSSSEIERVEYEARERDQARKADHELHERRILLLEQQLRFAPTADDLKQLRETMSELSGQLRHQEALTGQINQTVNRINQYLLERGDKR; encoded by the coding sequence GTGAACGTCGATTGGGATCTGGCGCGGTTCGCGTGGGGGGTCGGCGTGACGATCGTCACCGCTGCCGCGACGGCGATTTTGAGCGTCTGGGCCTGGGTGCGGAAGCGCCATGCAACGAGCAGCAGCGAGATCGAGCGCGTGGAGTACGAGGCCAGGGAGCGCGACCAGGCGCGGAAAGCGGATCACGAGCTGCACGAGCGCCGAATCCTGCTGCTGGAGCAGCAGCTGCGGTTCGCCCCGACTGCTGATGACCTGAAGCAGCTGCGTGAAACCATGAGCGAGCTGAGCGGCCAGCTGCGGCACCAGGAGGCGCTCACCGGCCAGATCAACCAGACCGTCAACCGGATCAATCAGTACCTGCTCGAGCGAGGCGACAAGAGGTGA
- a CDS encoding Mor transcription activator family protein yields MAGAPAKQEEADLLRQFLPPKLLEIAEVVGSYEAAIRLSEHYPGVRLHIPHGMHARHPIALAIGLVAAERLSKRYAPETITVPKAARYARALRNAQIMAEMDRGASGRAVALRYGVHENHVYALRARELKRRQGDLFESKGGHDA; encoded by the coding sequence ATGGCTGGCGCGCCCGCCAAGCAAGAGGAGGCCGATCTGTTGCGCCAGTTCTTGCCGCCGAAGCTGCTCGAGATCGCCGAGGTTGTCGGCAGTTACGAGGCGGCGATCCGCCTGTCCGAGCACTACCCGGGCGTGCGGCTGCACATCCCGCACGGCATGCATGCCAGGCACCCTATCGCCCTCGCAATCGGGCTGGTCGCTGCGGAGCGGCTCAGCAAACGGTATGCCCCGGAGACGATCACGGTGCCGAAGGCTGCCCGGTACGCTCGCGCGCTACGCAATGCGCAGATCATGGCGGAGATGGACCGAGGCGCGAGTGGGCGCGCGGTGGCGCTGCGCTACGGGGTGCACGAGAATCATGTCTATGCCTTGCGAGCCCGCGAGCTGAAGCGGCGGCAGGGGGATCTGTTCGAAAGCAAGGGGGGGCACGATGCGTAA
- a CDS encoding D-Ala-D-Ala carboxypeptidase family metallohydrolase: MRLSRNFALEEFERSQTAARRGVNNAVPGDLLPNLQRLVDQVLQPLRDEFGPVQITSGYRCPALNRYVGGSPRSQHMQALAADLVIVDHEPVEICEWIAGSSLPFDQLIHEFGRWTHVSVAAAGDVPRRQLLTIDRHGTRAGLHAARL; the protein is encoded by the coding sequence ATGCGCCTGAGCCGAAACTTCGCCCTGGAGGAGTTCGAGCGCTCGCAGACGGCCGCCCGGAGAGGTGTGAACAATGCCGTCCCCGGTGACTTGCTGCCGAACCTGCAACGGCTCGTCGACCAGGTGCTGCAGCCGCTGCGCGACGAGTTCGGCCCGGTGCAGATCACCAGCGGCTACCGCTGCCCGGCGCTGAACCGCTACGTCGGCGGCAGCCCGCGCTCGCAGCACATGCAGGCACTCGCGGCGGACCTGGTCATCGTCGACCACGAGCCCGTCGAGATCTGCGAGTGGATCGCGGGCAGCTCGCTGCCCTTCGACCAGCTGATCCACGAGTTCGGCCGCTGGACGCACGTCAGCGTCGCGGCCGCGGGCGACGTGCCACGCCGCCAGCTCCTGACCATCGACCGGCACGGCACGCGCGCCGGTCTTCACGCAGCGCGGCTGTAG
- a CDS encoding Mu transposase C-terminal domain-containing protein, giving the protein MAPPTVLPSRLADVSRQQLQRHEPTALEALPAAKREQVQLRSLVIAPVVDLMEQGLSVRCAAQNVMARIKARSADSAVLRSVALLDSISAPTLERWTRAYLANGPTALADRRQGRTRREYGWEARAAALYRQPTRPAYATVAYWLRGEGYDTATESRVRRYLQSLPSNQAETAPARTGRHWYDQNVRPHHRLDLDSIVAGEVYQGDGHRCDVYVQHPRTGRHFRPELWIWLDRRTTKVVGWWLCEDESAQAVQWSISAAIRAHDHVPTWAHGDPGPGIANRAMSDEQVGYFERLGITLRQALPGNAKGKGLVEGWFRWFEERAGKRFSSFCGHCRTDDALSRLETKVRRGEIEIPTWQQYLDAVRAYIASYNATPKEALDGRTPDQVWDAELQRNELHVPEATLLRPQRQATVRRWEVRLLNRYYRAAELAQYERRQVVVEYDLHDESRVWVRDDQQRLVCTAELVGKSRWASDSAAADARDKSRRGKLARLARKAEEVEGRHKPLLPAAETRQLEADDVIQFRRAAELDAQETEQLAVEESPAERFARAMRLEAAEQLDADDARWLEIYQTSAEYHSRRSLQEAFGGTDDTTQEAAE; this is encoded by the coding sequence ATGGCGCCGCCGACCGTATTGCCCAGCCGCCTAGCGGATGTCTCCCGCCAGCAGCTGCAGCGCCACGAGCCGACCGCACTGGAGGCGCTGCCGGCGGCGAAGCGCGAGCAGGTGCAGCTGCGCTCGCTGGTCATCGCGCCGGTGGTGGACCTCATGGAGCAGGGCCTCAGCGTTCGCTGCGCCGCGCAGAACGTGATGGCGCGCATCAAGGCGCGATCGGCCGACTCCGCCGTGCTGCGCTCGGTGGCGCTGCTCGATTCGATCAGCGCGCCGACGCTCGAGCGCTGGACCCGCGCTTACCTGGCGAACGGCCCGACCGCCCTGGCCGACCGTCGCCAGGGCCGCACGCGCCGCGAGTACGGCTGGGAGGCGCGCGCCGCCGCGCTATACCGGCAGCCCACGCGCCCGGCGTACGCAACGGTGGCGTATTGGCTGCGCGGTGAGGGCTACGACACGGCCACCGAGTCCCGGGTGCGTCGCTACCTCCAGAGCCTGCCGTCCAACCAGGCAGAGACCGCACCGGCGCGCACCGGTCGCCACTGGTACGACCAGAACGTCCGCCCGCACCACCGGCTGGATCTCGATTCGATCGTCGCCGGCGAGGTCTACCAGGGCGACGGCCACCGCTGTGACGTCTACGTACAGCACCCGCGCACGGGCCGGCACTTCCGGCCGGAGTTGTGGATCTGGCTCGACCGGCGCACCACGAAGGTGGTCGGCTGGTGGCTGTGCGAAGACGAGTCCGCGCAGGCCGTGCAGTGGTCGATATCGGCCGCGATCCGCGCGCACGACCACGTGCCGACCTGGGCGCACGGCGACCCTGGCCCGGGCATCGCGAACCGGGCGATGTCGGACGAGCAGGTCGGCTACTTCGAGCGCCTCGGGATCACGCTGCGCCAGGCGCTGCCCGGCAACGCCAAGGGCAAGGGGCTCGTCGAGGGCTGGTTCAGGTGGTTCGAGGAGCGCGCCGGCAAGCGATTTAGCAGCTTCTGTGGCCATTGCCGCACGGATGACGCGCTCTCGCGCCTTGAGACGAAGGTGCGCCGCGGCGAGATCGAGATCCCGACCTGGCAGCAATACCTGGACGCGGTTCGCGCCTACATCGCCAGCTACAACGCCACGCCGAAGGAGGCGCTCGACGGCCGTACGCCCGACCAGGTGTGGGATGCCGAGCTGCAGCGCAACGAGCTGCACGTGCCCGAGGCCACGCTGCTGCGTCCGCAGCGCCAGGCGACGGTGCGGCGCTGGGAGGTGCGGCTGCTCAATCGCTACTACCGCGCCGCCGAGCTGGCGCAGTACGAGCGGCGCCAAGTGGTAGTTGAGTACGACTTGCACGACGAATCGCGCGTGTGGGTCCGCGACGACCAGCAGCGCCTGGTGTGCACCGCCGAGCTGGTCGGGAAGTCTCGCTGGGCCAGTGATTCCGCAGCCGCCGATGCCCGCGACAAGTCCCGCCGCGGAAAGCTGGCGAGGCTCGCCCGCAAGGCGGAGGAAGTCGAAGGCCGGCACAAGCCGTTGCTGCCCGCCGCCGAAACCCGCCAGCTCGAAGCCGACGACGTCATCCAGTTCCGCCGCGCGGCGGAGCTGGACGCGCAGGAAACCGAGCAGCTCGCCGTCGAGGAATCCCCGGCCGAGCGCTTCGCGCGCGCCATGCGCCTGGAGGCCGCCGAGCAGCTCGACGCCGACGACGCCCGCTGGCTGGAGATCTACCAGACCAGCGCCGAGTACCACTCCCGCCGATCGCTGCAGGAAGCGTTCGGCGGCACCGACGACACCACCCAGGAGGCTGCTGAATGA